Part of the Zea mays cultivar B73 chromosome 4, Zm-B73-REFERENCE-NAM-5.0, whole genome shotgun sequence genome is shown below.
ACTGACAATATCCATTACATGATCTTAGTAATACAaaatcaacataatcaaaatacttGCTCAATGGAGTTCACATATTGATGAATGATGATTAATCATATATGTCTGAATAAAACAGTTACCTGCACTTTGGTTGAACTGGATGTATATTTTTTGTGATATCCACTGTCCATCCCAAATTCAACAAAGAAGTTCGATGACTTTGGGGTGCAACATGTCCACTCATGACAACTATAAGTAGAGAAACATGACCAAATGGCAGTGTGTTCTCAAGTCAATGAAGTTTAGACTAAATAACGCGTACCTTTGATGTAAGCTTCAGTACAACGATGAGGATTCCCTGCCACTCTCCAGACCCCCACCTCGTCGGGCGCCACAATCCGGATCGACACCTAGCCCTATGTACTACATGCTGAAACTTAGAGAAAAATCTAGATGCATATGTGATGTCCATCAAATATATGAAAGTAGGATGATATCATTCATAATTACCATTATATATCTCATAAATAAACATTGTCAAATAGCTCATGCATAAGCGTACTCTATATCCAAACTAAAATACTAATTGACAAACTTGGTAATCAATTGTTTGCGCTATCGTTGTGCATAACTAAATATATATGAAATCAAGTCTCCACACTGGTGCGGCCATTCCATATTTTCCTGTACAACAAATAGGAGAACACAATAATTATTGGTTAGACACATATGAACACCTCACAACGTGGCATATGATGTAAAAGGTTATATGAATGTAACATCTTACCTAGGAAGCCATGCTAGATTTAGTTATATGAAGCACCCTCAACCCTGCATGATCCACCAATGTCTATCACCTCATTCATGAAGAAGTTGAGCAACCGTTCTCGGACATTTGCTATCTCATCAGGCAATAATGGACAGGTTGCAAAACCAGCACGACCCTTGAAAAACATAAACCATGTAAATATTTATAACGTCATATTGCATAGGTTTGAGTAAAATAGAATGCAGACTATAAAAACAACCTGAGGATATCGATCACGATCCAAACTAAGATTATCCACAAAGGATAACATGTGGTACATCACATATTGTTCGCAAAGCATACTGCCAGGTGGTTGTATGTGTGCCTAAAAGATGTCATTCATAAGGAAAATATCCAGCGGGAATGTCTAATTATATGTCTTGCTAATAATTTCAGGTTAAGGACATGATTACCTGAAAATGTTTCCATATAACTGTGCGACCAAAATTCTTGTTATGGCGACCTTTTTTGTCGACATAAGCACCAAAAGCCCTACAATAATGGTGACTAACGGTGTAAATAACAATTGAAATATAGAGGAAAATAGAATTATGATAAAGGTAATACCCACTCGTCGAATAGCTTCTTAATACTATAGCAGCTAGGGGATTGATAACCTTTGGAGTCAATATTGTACACTGTATTCCATTTTGGGAAAATAACTAACAAGGCCCAATGGTAACTGAAATGAGGAAGATAGAACATTAAGATACAGATTAAAAAACTATAGAGTGTTATTAGTGTTAGGCCTTACCCTTCCTGGCAAACAACAAATATGCACTCCTTGTCCTGCTGAGCAAGCAATGCTTTCACAATGTATGCTTCGACTTCATCAGCCTCTTCATTGATTCTCTTTAAAATGATCATCTCTGGATCTAAAAAGCCAACTATGCCTCTGTATTTGTCTATCTTCCTCATGCATCTATTAAAAGAATAGTTAGATAAAGAACAAAAAGTAGACACTTATAAGAAATGGTGGATCTCACTCACAGCATCCAACTCCGATGTAAGGATATGTCAAGGGCAAGATCATTGTAGATGTGAAATACATCACTGAATTCTACTGCATAGACCCCAGATTTTTCAAGAAAATCATGTTCTTCGTATCGTACCATGAAGTGTGTGGCACTTTGCCTTCGAGATATTGGTGTGGTCATAGCAAAATACCATTTGTGGAAACATTGGCTCTGTTTACCCATCCTCTTAAGCAATGCACTAGATACTAAAGGCTGCCCTAGCACAAATTGTTTATTAtttggaactggtggtggagatCGTTGATGAAAGGGGGGAGTCCAAAGGGGATCAAGACCATCATCTTCTATGTTTTTCTGTTGTGAAGTTTTTTGCTCCTTCTCTTTGCTTTTGCTATGTTTTTTATGCTTATGTTTCCTCTTCTTGCTAACATTGGAGGCACTATGTGTGACATCTATATTCTCGGTACCCATTGTTGGTGTTGGCATTTTATCCTTTTCAGGTGTGTGATGGAGTACCTGAGGCGATGTGTCTGGGACTTGTTGAGGCTTTGCATGAACTGTTGTTTCCTATGTAAAAGTCAGAAACAAGTACATGACATTAACCAAGTTGTGAATAACAATAATAACTTCATCAGATTGAAGTTAGTAAAGTGTACCTCTGCTAGTTGTATGCCTGACTTAGGCCATAACACAAATGAATTTTTGGCTTCGCCAAGAGTGAACATATCACCACCAGCGATAGGAATAGGGAGTGGAAATTCCAAGAAGTTGTCAAACACAAAATCAACCTGCACTTTTGTGTGGTCATCTCGCCGCTCAATCCCATGGACGGTTACAACATCCTTTGGAGGGTAAGCCTGCCCTCTAGCGACCAAAACAGATTGCAGACCTATCTGCACCACCAACTTGCATTTCATCACCTCCTGAAATGTTAAACATTGGAAGAATTAAGGGAAAATGCAGAATATTAGTGGAACATTGATTTTGTTATCTGATAAGTCATATGTGCTGCAAGTAGATGAAGTTACTTGTAATGAGTCAACTGAATGATGTGTTGCATGGTTTGGTGTATCAACAAATTTTGAAGATGAGCAACTCTCAGAATTATTTAATCGACGCTCCATACTCTGACACAGGGCTATCAGTTTCTCAAACTTGGCCTCGTACTCATCCACAATCCTCTTGACATATTCTTTCGTTGTTCTACGTTTCTTCTTACGAGGGCCATCACCTTGAGCAAGACCCATACCTAAACCCACATAAGCACTCACCCCTGTTGTCCTCCCTGGATGATTACTCCCTATTGCTGTTGCAAGTATGTCCATATTATCCAATGGTGTAAAGGTACCAGCTACTGACTTTTCATTTAGATCTACCTGTAAAAACAGTTTTATGTGTGAATCAAATATGGTAAGAAAATTAAATGGACAAGTTATGTGTGGAGAGGAACATTACAATTTTCTTTATGATTGGATGCGACTCTGTTATGTTCACATCGCCAGAAGGATTCCTCGCCCTTGCCCAATCCTTATGA
Proteins encoded:
- the LOC103654743 gene encoding uncharacterized protein: MNKFRQKLGRRSYTVQKRKWAKEDAQALTEGKSIPFQDMPDGRHKDWARARNPSGDVNITESHPIIKKIVDLNEKSVAGTFTPLDNMDILATAIGSNHPGRTTGVSAYVGLGMGLAQGDGPRKKKRRTTKEYVKRIVDEYEAKFEKLIALCQSMERRLNNSESCSSSKFVDTPNHATHHSVDSLQVTSSTCSTYDLSDNKINVPLIFCIFP